The Musa acuminata AAA Group cultivar baxijiao chromosome BXJ2-2, Cavendish_Baxijiao_AAA, whole genome shotgun sequence genome contains the following window.
CTCCCTCGGGATGAGCTCCTGTGGCATGCTCCTGTGACATCGACACTCCTTCTAGCACAAAAAATGTTGGTGAACTGATACGCCGTGGCCAACGAGTCTGCATGGCTTAGTATACGGGTCGATGTCAGGAGTTCGCGATCGGTTGGCAGAAGCGCCGAAGCCGACTATGTTAGGAAGTCGGGATGCAGTGGCGCCGTTTGAGGGATGGTGTCTCTCGGTCGGGGCGCCGACTTCGTCTTTTGGGAAGGTGTCTCTCGATTGGAGTGCTGGCTCTATCTTCCGGGAGAGCGTCTCTCGGTTGGGGCGATCGTGCTTCTCGGGGTGGTTGAGCTCCTGCACATAAGGCCCTCGGTAGGGGGTTTCCGACAGTGGCCCCTCGTTAAATAAGTTAGTGGttgatttctctttttctttttctcccccCTGGCCAAATGTCGGTCAGGAGCTTCTATACTACTATGCAAGGATCGATCATACGCTGGTTTGGCACGATGACTGATCCCTCAGGGGCGAGGTGGTACCTCCAGACCCGGCATGCGAGGGTCCCCCCTCGTACCAATATGATAGGGGGTGCGAGTGATGATATGGCTGGACTCCAAAATATGGCTTATCACTTATCAGAAAGATCTGACTGTTTCAAATTAATCAGAAGAACACCGGAAGCTTTTAATCATGTTAGCAGGCTTAACGGGCCTGATGCGACTTCTCAGCTGCCCACATGGTATGTAGGATTGGTCCACTCAAAACTTACTCTCATCAATGTATAATAATACCAAAGTATGCAATTCTATGAGCATTATGACTGTTGGCTTATTCTCTTATTATCATCATGTTCTTAATTCTTGGATcattccttcttggttgagaataAATATAGGAATCAGGGCGCAAATAATCTACGTTTTGAATCGCTAATGAGAAGACCCCGACCCAACGTGACCGGACGACATCATTAGCCCACAAACTTGAATAATGATGGGTTCGTGTGAATTCGGTTGACCGTCTTTCATGGTTTGTTAGTCAACGCCGACACTCGGAATTATCGACTTCCATCGCACCGGACGGCTCTGCGAACCTCCCACAGACGACAGCACGGGTGGGCTCCACGCATCACGGCCCTAACGCCGACTCTTCCCAACCCTGCGCACGGTTTCTTCCGGACCGCTCCTTTCCAGATTTCCTATCTTAGCCaccttttattaaattaataaataaatagaaaataaagAAGGAAAGAAATAGGAACAAGTAACGCTTGGCCATTGCCACCACCGATCCATTGCTCGCAGAAAAGATCGAGAGCGAGAACGATGGCGGCTTCCGTGACGGCGTGGGCGAAACCGGGCGCGTGGGCGTTGGACGCCGAGGAGCACGAGGCGGTCATGGCCAAGAACGAAGACTCCTCCTCGGAGGCGCCGACGGAGCAGGAGCAAGACTTCCCCTCcctcaccgccgccgccgcctccaagatccccaagaagaagaagaaggcgcagACTCTCTCCCTCGCCGAGTTCACCACGGGCAAGCCCGTCTCCCACGGCGCCGCTGGCCGcctatcctcttcctcctccttctcctccaagGGTCTCACCTCCGACGAGCTCCTCAACCTCCCCACCGGTCCCCGCGAGCGATCCGCTGAGGAGCTCGAGCGCTCCTCCTCCCGCGGCTTCGGCTATGCCTACGGCGCCCGCGGCCGGGCGTCTGGGGAGGACCCCAACCCCGCACGCTGGGGCTCGTCTAGGGTTTCGGACGAGCCGAGGAGGGGCGGGTTTGGCGGATCTGGCGATGGATCTAGCCGGGATCTGGAGCCATCTCGCGCTGACGAGAACGACGACTGGGGGGCGGGCAAGAAGCCCTTGGTGCCGGAGAGGAgggagaggggaggaggaggggggttCTTTGACTCGCAGTCCCGGGCCGACGAGTCGGACAGCTGGATCTCGACCAAGAGCACTGCAGCGCCCCCGATCGGGCGGAGAATGGGTGGCGGCGGATTCGATGTGCCCAGGGCGAGGATGGGTGGTTTCGAGATGTTTAACAAGGAGGGATCCAACGGCGGTGGAGCCGACTCCGAACAATGGGGAAAGAAGAAGGATCTCCCGGATTCCAACACATGGAACAGGGACGAGGaaagaagcagcggcggcggaagGCGTAGGCTTGTGTTGCAGGCCCGCTCGCTGCCGTTGTCCAATGGAAACGATGGAGGGCAAGCCCAAGATCAGGAAAAAGAATCTACCGAGAAGAAGAGCAAGGGTTCGAATCCGTTTGGAGCAGCTCGTCCGCGAGAAGAGGTATTGGCGGAGAAGGGGCAGGATTGGAAGAAGATTGACGAGAAGCTGGAGGCCATGAAGATCCGTGATATCCCTCCTGAAAGGTCTTCTTTTGGCAAGAACGGAATTGGGGTGGCGAATGGGACTCGTAGGTCCCCTGAGAGCCGCACAGATAGGGCTTGGAGGAAGCCGGAGGCAGCTGAGGCTTCTCCTCAGAGGTCTGGCCCTTAATTCTTCTCCTTTCGGTTTGAAGTTAAAACTGTTTTGTTTGTGTGATATATAAATTTCTGATCATTAGAATCTTGCATGCAGCTCATTTTGCTGTAGTTTACTTACTATCTGATTTGCCTTTGAAACAAGTATAGATGCGAGCATCATACGGATCTACTACTGTCACATATCATACACTTGCTTTGTGTATCATGTCTTGGTTGTAGGAAGCTAATGGATCAACACTTGCATGCCATTACCATAATGGCTCATTTATCCATGCTAACTAAACCCTAATTTGGTACTTCATTTAATTTCAACACATTTATCTTTTTCTCTGTAAGCAGTAACAATGTGGAGAATTTGCTAAGAATGCTTGTGGGCTTGTTGTTCACTGTAAATTGACACTTACATGCATATAGTTTCACATGAATGGGTGATTATGATTTGTATGTGTTATGCACCTTTATGTCTGTGTCTTGGGGGTCGGTACAGCTTGTTCTTGTCCTGAAAGTACAAGGTCATTCGAATGAGTGGGAGAGTGACGTCGGATCGGGAGGATGGCTCCGAGGTGAGGTCGAGTTGCGCTCGATCTATGCCGAGATCCTGCACGACAGGTCGGCGTCGGGGGGATTCCCGACTCTCCTTCGATGAAAAAGTTAGTAAGTGGAAAGGTGTGAATGGTCGATCCCCCTATCCCGAGATAGGGGATCAATATTTATACCTATGGGGATGGCTCGGGAGTACGATGGTTGATAATGGCCATTGGTACCTCACGCGATGCGGTCATGTGGGCAATCGACCCGTACGTCCCATGCGGCGTGGGTCGGTCCGTCCGGAGTCCTATGGTGCGGTATCGACTTGTACAGTCCCGTGCGGCACAGAGCCGGTCGGAGGGACGTCACCTGCCAGTTCTGCTTCCTTCCATGTCGATCAGATTTCGGGTCATGTCCCACGTCGATTGCCAGCTGGCAACTCGAGGTTGATGCTGGAATATTCCCTATCAATATGGTATGTTGTTCATGTAGTAAGTAGTTCAGGGGAATTTGTGGTTCCTTCTTTGTTGCATGAAGTTAAACTAAACTGAACTAGTAAGTCAACCTATATCCAACTGATCTTGTGGGTATCAACACAATCCCCGACGTGTTGAAATCTGTCTTGGCTAGGATCTTTCACGAGCTCAAGAGAGTTGGCATCATCTTGATAGTCGGTCATGTTTTTTTCTCTCATCTTCATTGGGTCTTCTCAGCCTTGACAATGTCGGTGATTGGATCTGCATTAGTGATACATTTGGTTCCACTAATGGGTGATTTTCATCTTCGATGGAGACAAGCTTCTCCAAAGCTAATCTAAAAAATAAACTAAACTCATTAACTTTATTAATGCATAAAGAAAATAATGGTTCTTGTGTTTGCAAGCTTTTCAGTTGTAGGAGATTTGCTAATTTCATCATCCTACAAATTCCTATGATTTGATTGAAAAGATGCCTGTAATTCAAGCTTCAAATGAAAGAAAGGTGTACTTAAGTACTTGAGTTCATTGTTTAGTTAACATACTAGTCTTTTAGTACTATGATTCGATTGTAAAAGTAAAGCATTTTTACATTAGCTTGCATATTATCTAGAACTTACTATCAAAAGAGTGGTGCAAGTATGCttttaaaattctattttaaGTATGCACATAATCTAGAAATGGCTGGATTAGGGTCAAATTGATTGACTTTGGTGGATTCAAGTCAGGAGCTTTGTTTGTTCTGGATGATTTGAGAATTCTGAACTTAAGCCATGCATGGTTGTTCCAATATATCTCTAATCTCATGCACTCGATGAATAAGCATGGAATTTGATAATCTTACTTGATGTCCACACGAGCTTTGCTTGACTCTTTAATATAGCTTTGGTTGATTGAAAATTACTCGTTTGTTATGGTTCTGTCATCTTCCTTTTATGTTCAATGGTTCCTGTTTTGAGGCTCTCTGAAGAACTGCAGGAACTATTAGTCACCTGTTAATGAGCTGAACTTTTTTCCTTTCACTTAGACGCATGTTGTCTAGTCTTGGAGAGATTTTTTGACAAGGACTAATGGACTAAGAAATTCAAAGAACTTGGTTTTTTTATTGAAGCTCATCCTGAGGATTTTATTTTGTAGCTGCATCATCATGTGCTTATTCTTGTGGTTCTACTTTTCTATGGTTTTAATGGTGTGTATAGATTGGTGGGAGTGAATGAGCAAAGATTGCAAACTTTTGTAAGTTTATGGAAATGCTTTTACTTGTATGCCAAATACACACGACTTGCATGTGCTTATCCACATACTCAGATAACTCTATACATCCACTTTGGGATAGCGGCTTTTTCCTTTGTGAAATAGCCTTTTCCAAGTGGCTGTTTACTTTGTTGATATCTTACTGTTTCTGGAATTATTCATTACAGGGAAGACAAGGTTGAGAACACAGTTCCTGAAAACTGAATTTATACAGGCAATGGCCTTAGGAGCAAAAGATTCATCAAACTTATGGGCCATCTTATTTGTTGTCATCGTGAGGGCATTGGTTTCTGGAATTCTTCAAAAGTCGACAGTTTTGGTAGACAAGTCAGTTAATTGATTGTTTTGTAGTGGAATGAGAATGGTGCATCTGGATCTCCAGTCATTACTGCATTTTTCTTGGGTTCTTGGTGCTTGGAGATTTTGTGTCAATTGACAGTCTGAAGATGTCATCTGTGTTGTTTAATTCTGAACTGCCATACAATATTGACATTTGTGTTGTTTAGGGAAACTTGATGCTACTGGATTCTGTTTCAATTATTGTTTACTTGATGCATCTTATACTGTCATTTATCTGTTGGCTATGACGAGGTAACTTTGCTAAGCAGGGGCTTCATGCTTGTTATTAATAATTGGATCGTAACAAATACCAACTTGGTATCAAGTCAACAGTAGTCATGGGTTACACAAGGTGAAGATGGATATAGTTGATGTTGGTATGGATTTCTGATTCAATGTCTGTAAACAAATTAAAAAGCATTATATAGGGAATCTTTCTCCAAGTTGGATGAGTATTACTGTTGTTGAATGACCACCTTGCATAGATATACACTTGGGAGTGGAGGATTGATATGCCTCAATGAGCTGGTCGATATCCTCATTTTTCCTTGCAATTGCATCTTTGAATGACCACCTTGCATAGATATACACTTGGGAGTGGAGGATTGATATGCCTCAATGAGCTGGTCGATATCCTCATTTTTCCTTGCAATTGCATCTTCGGGTGATGCTACGCGACTGAATTCAAGCAGAAACTTGAGGAAAATAAGTATGGAATTTCTCCTGAGAACAGAAAAATTGTAGAGTGAGAATTAGCATCTACGCAACTTATGCTATCCAACAAACATGCTTGTTGTTGACATGAAGAAAACAAAGTTGCACAAGTCATCTTTTGTGTGGATATAGTTCAGGAGATGGATTGTCAAGGGGCTCCACGATTCGAGTAAATGATTGATGCCTTTCGTGGATTATGTACAACTAATTTGACCGGAATGAGCCCTTTATCTTATGTTTGGTTTATAATGATCTTAATTGTAATACTTCAAAACTTATTACCTATTCCCTGTGTAATCCATATATAATAGAAAAGACAATGtccaatccatatatatatatatatatatatggttgatGGTGTTTGGACGATATGACctcttttctaataaaatttaGTTTAGACTCATATGCAAAAGAAGTTTCGAGTCGATTTTCGGTGTTAACTTGTAAAAAAATTGAGTTATGAGTTTTGGACGTGATCCCTTTTATGCTTAAGTTGCTAAGTTATTATCGATAAATAGTGATCGATTTGGATGGTTGTAGTCTAGTGAGCCTTTTATAATTAGTCTAGTTGGAAGGAATATTTCTTGGTGTGGACAGAATATTCCAATGACATTTTATATCGGGTTGATGTCCATGTGGTTTGATTGTTAATTAGGGCTATGGTCTCCTCATGTGGACTACATTGTCATGTGTCGAGTCTTGATtaagatgaatatttttttaatcatttgtCTACCCCTTTCCCCTCTTGAGGTGCATTTCGGAAGTTATCTGCAAGCACATATTGACACGATATGTTGGTTGTCAACTCTTTTGCTTGGGAATTGCAATTGCCCTATTAGATATATCAACAAGTTTTACTAGGCAACTCATCAGATAGCTTCCAACGTTTGTCCCAAGGGAGTGCATTGGACAACTTCTGATGTTTAACTCGAGAAGGACGCATCACACAACCTCTAAGACTTAGCTCAAGAAGGATGTATTAGACCATATTTGATGCTTAGGCCAAAGAGGGTGCATTAGGTAAGCTTGAGGAAAGGTACATTGGGCGTATTTTGATACTTAGCCTGAGATGGACACATCAAGCACAATTTGATACTTAGCTATAGAAGGAGACATCAACCTGGAGTATCGGACATATAGGCATTTCAAATACTCTAGGGTCAAGGCAGAATCATGATCATATAACCCTTGTATTCAATGAATATCTCTTAGTATCTTCGGATCTATCATTATCGGTCTTTTGAGGAGGAGGAAGTCAGGACCCCTCCTAACCGGACAAAACTTTAACTCCCCTAGCCACTAATTGGATGAGAGATTGGGACTCTCATGAGAAGGAGGAAGATATCTTCTTGACATGAGATTGTAATTTCCTAAGCACTTAATGTCACCTGATGCATCCTTGAGTTGAGCATCAAAAAGTGTACCAGATGTACCCTCCTCAAGTTGAGCATCAAAATATGCATGATGGGTCCTtcttgtgctaaatatcaaagctTGATCGATGCAACAAATGTGTTTTTCTTGAGCTAAATAACATAGGTTACCAGATATACCCTTCTTAGGCTAAGCATAAACTATTGTTCTTTTCAAATTCAACATTAAAAGTTACTAGATACATCAATTTTAGGTTAAGTATTGAAAGTTGTTTGATAAACCCTCCTTAGGTTAAGCATCTAATATTACCTGATGTATCCTCCTCAGGTTAAGTATAAGAGGTTGTTCAATTCACTCTATCGGGCTGAGCATCGGAAGTCACCTAATGAGCTACCTAGCGAGACATTGACCTACTTGATGGGCCGATCAAAACTTCTAAGCAAAGAAGCTAACGACCAACATGCCAAATCGATATATGGCTATATTTTCAGAACTCTGTAAGAGAATTCTTGAAACGCACCTATGAGGAAGGAGACAAATGATGAAAAAATATTCACTCCAATTGGGACTTGACATGTGGCAACCCAATCGATATGAGAAGATCAAGACTCTAGTCAACAACCAAGCCACATAAGCATTGACCcaatataaaatatctttagaatATTTAGGTCATACCATTGAATATTCCTTCCAATTAAACCAATCATAAAAGACCTACTAGATTATAATAATCGAGATCAGTTATTATTTattcataatatttattttattttattattaatttaaatatcggAGGGATCATATTAAACTTCCATCGGACCATGATATTTGTACATGTTGATACCTTATTGAGCACTTAAGGTCCTTCCAAATATATCTTGAAAACTTAAAATGCACATGGTCCAAGCCAAATCGGGCTAAACCCTAAACCGATATAAATCATTCGCCAAAATCAACTATTCTCTAAAAGAGATTGGAAGGAAAACTCGGGTAGTTGTATACACTATGCATGACAAGCTTGTGTGGTGGTTCGAGTGGCAAAAGTAACATGGCACATGTGGGCCTCTTGTCTGTCGAAGGGTCACGCACGTGTAGTTAGGAGACGCAAAAAGAAACATGACTTATCTCCAACCCACATACCACATGGATAAGCACCAAGCTCAAGCTCTATACTCCACACAGCAAATAGACCACCGTCACCGCCTCATCCAAGCGCGTCGGCGTCGTGGCGGTGGCCCTCGGCCGGTGCCATCCCGCCCTGGCGGTATGTTGGACACCACATTAATTGGAAGTGGACACGAGGGGTGTTCGACGCTTTGTCTCACACACCTGCCCGTGGCCTGTCGGACTCTCCTCGACAAGGTCCCGCCACTGGGATTCGCATCTCCGGTAGGTCGGCAGTCTCTTGCCTTAGCCGAACCCCATCCACCGCGTGGAGTATAGATATTGCTTACTCATGTACAGGCACTCATGCAGAAATCTGGTTGCTACTGGCTCCTAGTCACGGTAGTCCCAAAGGAAGTGGTCAGATCAGCAGGTACATTGTCAACCGTAAAGAAAAGTATTGCGGCCTTGCATTCTACCCATGCAATCTACAGGTGATGCAACTGCACCTGATCTTGTAGGAAATGTAATTAGAACGTTCATGTTTGTGACTGCTCATATGAACAGCTTTTCTTGCCCATCTTATTTGACCATGCTCATCAGCTTTTGATAAATGACTTTGTTTTCCGTTTGTATATCCTTTTGATAAGTCATGGATCGAGCTACCAATAAGTTGATAAGTATTCCTCCGCAAGTAGTCGAATTGGTTTTGCCAATGTTGAAATTAATGCTGATAAGGAGCTGACAAACTATTTTGTCCATTGGATTCACAGAAATTAGAGAGGTGTTGTCTTTCTTGTAGACTGGTCAGATGAAGACATCGTTCTACTTTTTGCTACGGTACAAAGAATACTGAATGTTTCAAACCTTGAATCCTTTTCAGCTCAACTTCATGAGATGGCTATGGCCTCTGAAGATGTTGCTGAACCTGGTGAGTTGCCAACTGTGCTTTGAGGTCTAGAAGTAGCAA
Protein-coding sequences here:
- the LOC103975813 gene encoding eukaryotic translation initiation factor 4B3, whose amino-acid sequence is MAASVTAWAKPGAWALDAEEHEAVMAKNEDSSSEAPTEQEQDFPSLTAAAASKIPKKKKKAQTLSLAEFTTGKPVSHGAAGRLSSSSSFSSKGLTSDELLNLPTGPRERSAEELERSSSRGFGYAYGARGRASGEDPNPARWGSSRVSDEPRRGGFGGSGDGSSRDLEPSRADENDDWGAGKKPLVPERRERGGGGGFFDSQSRADESDSWISTKSTAAPPIGRRMGGGGFDVPRARMGGFEMFNKEGSNGGGADSEQWGKKKDLPDSNTWNRDEERSSGGGRRRLVLQARSLPLSNGNDGGQAQDQEKESTEKKSKGSNPFGAARPREEVLAEKGQDWKKIDEKLEAMKIRDIPPERSSFGKNGIGVANGTRRSPESRTDRAWRKPEAAEASPQREDKVENTVPEN